Proteins co-encoded in one Arachis hypogaea cultivar Tifrunner chromosome 13, arahy.Tifrunner.gnm2.J5K5, whole genome shotgun sequence genomic window:
- the LOC140177681 gene encoding uncharacterized protein: protein MLLFLHRDDKYPTTEDIDKIIFAEIPNKETDPEYYGVVEKHMMHSPCGSVRKDSPCMEDEKCIRHFSNRFVENTTVDEDGYPIYKRRDDGKMIIKSGIDLDNHYVVPHNRYLLMIYGVHINVEWCNKSRSIKYLFKYVNKGHDRVTTSFYKSATEDVDKDEHDEVNIYYDCRYISPYESASRIFGYNIHYRYLSVVRLGFHLSNEQPVVIKDDENLEDVARKASVKESMFLGWFEGNKAYSEARSLTCAEFPTKFVWKAKERDDLRLTNEELKELTLIEIEVILKGYKSLRDFVSMPYPDFDSCVCQMISNGVNRLICNEMRYDKHRLAKEHSNFIDQMTNEQRSTYDRIMEALHSYSGGVFFLYGYGRTRKIFVWKTLALALSSKGQIVFIVASSGIASLLIPGSRTAHSHFAIPLNVDEFFTCNIK from the exons ATGTTGTTGTTCCTCCACCGTGATGACAAGTATCCTACTACAGAAGACATTGACAAGATTATATTTGCTGAAATACCAAACAAGGAGACCGATCCAGAATATTATGGAGTAGTGGAGAAGCACATGATGCATAGTCCATGTGGTTCAGTCAGAAAAGATTCACCATGCATGGAAGATGAGAAATGCATCAGACACTTTTCCAACCGATTTGTTGAGAACACAACAGTTGACGAAGATGGTTATCCAATATATAAACGCAGAGATGATGGAAAAATGATCATCAAGTCAGGTATTGATCTTGATAACCATTACGTTGTTCCTCATAACAGATATTTATTGATGATATATGGAGTACACATCAATGTTGAATGGTGCAACAAATCTAGATCAATAAAGTATCTGTTTAAGTATGTCAATAAGGGACATGACCGTGTAACTACATCATTTTACAAAAGTGCAACTGAAGATGTGGATAAGGATGAGCACGATGAAGTCAATATATATTATGATTGTCGATATATATCTCCATATGAATCCGCTTCAAGGATTTTCGGGTACAACATCCATTATAGATACCTATCTGTTGTAAGGTTGGGGTTTCACTTGTCAAACGAGCAACCTGTGGTTATCAAAGATGACGAGAATTTGGAAGACGTCGCTAGGAAAGCTTCTGTCAAAGAATCCATGTTTTTGGGATGGTTTGAAGGGAATAAGGCATATTCTGAAGCCCGTTCACTTACTTGTGCTGAATTCCCAACAAAATTTGTATGGAAAGCAAAGGAAAGGGATG ATCTAAGGCTAACAAATGAAGAGTTGAAGGAGTTAACTCTTATAGAAATCGAGGTAATACTCAAGGGATACAAGAGTCTTAGAGATTTTGTATCTATGCCATACCCCGACTTTGACTCGTGCGTCTGTCAGATGATATCCAATGGGGTCAACAGGCTAATTTGTAATGAGATGCGTTATGATAAACATAGATTAGCTAAAGAGCACTCTAATTTTATAGATCAGATGACAAATGAACAAAGATCAACATATGATAGAATCATGGAAGCGTTACATAGTTATAGCGGAGGAGTTTTCTTCCTATATGGATATGGTAGAACTAGAAAAATATTTGTGTGGAAGACTTTAGCTTTGGCATTAAGTTCCAAAGGTCAAATTGTTTTTATTGTTGCTTCAAGTGGAATAGCTTCTCTATTAATTCCAGGTAGCAGGACAGCCCACTCACACTTTGCTATCCCACTCAATGTAGATGAGTTCTTCACATGCAACATAAAGTAG